The nucleotide window AGGTAACTGCCGCGCGGCGTCGTGTTGCTCTTCACACCGATCGGCGTCGTCGGAGATGCCTGCTTCTTGGTAAGTCCGTAGATCTGGTTGTCGTGCAAGAAGACCGTCAGATTCATGTTGTACCGGATGGCATGGATCCAATGCGCGGCGCCGATGCTGCAAAGGTCGCCATCGCCGGTGTTCACGAACACTGTCAGGTCGGGCCGGGACATCCGCACACCCTCAGCGATCGGCAGCGCCCGCCCGTGGATGCCGTGGAACCCGTAGGTGTTCAGATAGTGCGGGAAGCGGCTTGAACATCCGATGCCGGATACGAACACCGTCTTCTCCGGGCGGAGCCCCCGGTCACGGCAGAGCCGCTGGACGGCCGCCAGGATGGCGTTGTCACCGCAGCCGGTGCACCACCTCGGCACGCCGCTCTGGTAATCCTCAAGGCTGCGCCGCTCCTCATAAAGCTCAAGCAGGCGTTCGGTCGCGGAGATCTCCATGATGCTCATGCCTTGTCCCCCAGCTTCGCGAGCAGAACCTCACGCAACGCGCTGGGCTGCAGCGGACGTCCGCGCACTTCACTCCAGCAGTCGATGTCAACCAGGTACCGCGAGCGCAGCAGCATCGCCATCGACGAGTACCTGCGATTCGACTCGTTGATGATCTCGTCACTGGGATCGTCGCTGAAGTTCGTCTCGACGGCGATCACCTTGTCGAACCGCTGCATGATCTCCTTGATCCCCGGTGGCATCGGGTTGAGGAAGCGCAGATGGATGGACGAGACCGACTTGCCCTCGTCACGCAGCAACTCGACGACCTCCTCGATCGCCCCCTTGGTGCTTCCCCAGCCGACCACGAGCAGCTCTCCTTCGTCGCCGCCGAAGA belongs to Candidatus Nanopelagicales bacterium and includes:
- a CDS encoding thiamine pyrophosphate-dependent enzyme; its protein translation is MSIMEISATERLLELYEERRSLEDYQSGVPRWCTGCGDNAILAAVQRLCRDRGLRPEKTVFVSGIGCSSRFPHYLNTYGFHGIHGRALPIAEGVRMSRPDLTVFVNTGDGDLCSIGAAHWIHAIRYNMNLTVFLHDNQIYGLTKKQASPTTPIGVKSNTTPRGSYLEALNPLTVTLGVSNVSFVAQAADWIPESLYEIVNAAYEHKGLSFVRIIQRCPEWLPNMLDPWMKDPSKVQLLHHENALTLSAGLARVYKNDLYHDPLDLDRAREIASSHDVMPVGILYQNRDVPCYEETRHSGVLRTDEIVRSGLEAEFDKYMV